The Streptomyces venezuelae genomic interval GAGGCGCTCGACGTGCTGCGGATGACGCACCCGTAGGCGAGGGGGCGGCTCGTCCGCGACGGCGGCTGACTCATCCGCGCCCCTCCGTGACCTGTGCCGCAGCGGTGGTGGGAGCGCGCCCCTAAGATCTGCGCATGACAGAGTCGGGCGGCCCTCAGCAGCATTGGGCGCCAGGGGAGCAGATCCTCTGGCGCTACCGCGGCAACGGCACCGGCGCCGTGCACATCTGCCGGCCGGTGACCGTCGTCCAGGACACGCCCGAACTGCTCGCGGTCTGGATGGCGCCCGGCACCGAATGCGTACGGCCGGTGCTGACCGACGGGACGCCCGTGCACGAGGAGCCGCTCGCCACCCGGTACACCGCTCCGCGCACCACGGAGCGGTCGCAGTGGTTCGGCAGCGGCGTCCTCAAGCTGGCCCGGCCCGAGGACCCGTGGTCGGTGTGGCTGTTCTGGGAGCGCGGCTGGCGCTTCCGCAGCTGGTACGTGAACCTGGAGGAGCCGCGGACCCGTTGGTCCGGCGGTGTCGACTCCGAGGACCATTTCCTCGACATCTCCGTCTATCCCGACCACAGTTGGCTGTGGCGGGACGAGGACGAGTTCGCGCAGGCCCAGCGGGCCGGTCTGATGGACCCGGAGCAGGCCGCGCGGGTGAAGGCGGCCGGGTCGCGGGCGGTGGAACAGATCCGGTCCTGGGGGACGCCGTTCGCGGACGGCTGGGAGAACTGGCGGCCCGATCCGGGGTGGCCGGTGCCGCGGTTGCCCGGCGACTGGGACCGCACTCCGGCCCACACGGCCCCGTGAGACCCTTGATGCGCCCCCGGGGTTCAAACGTAGGATCGTCCTCCGCACGGCAGAAGCGGATCGAACAGCACGTCAGACCGACCGAAGACCACGTCAACGACCGATCACAGCACAGGACCTGACCGCAAGTCATCCACGAGGGGGAGAGCAGTGCCGGACGTGCGCCCGGGTGTTCCGACCCCTGCCGTTGCCGCCGCTCGCGGAACGTCCACATCCGCTGCATACGAGGGGTTTATCCCTACCGAAGGCGCGGCATCGGCGAGAAGAGCGAGTGCATCGCACCACCGGCCCGGACGGACGGAATCCCACGCGTGACGGAGCATCCCACCTCCCACGAAGGCCGACAGCCGCTGGCTGCCCGGCCGCAGGAACGCGCGCGCCCTCGCCAGGAGGCGGCGGCCGCCGGCCTGCCCTCCGACGTGCCCGCCCAGCCGGGCGGACCGGCGGACCGGACGGCGACGGCCGCCGGCACGGACACACCGGCGGCGACCGGCGCCCCCGCGACGGCGAGATCGGCGGGCCCGGAAGGCACGGCGGGAGCGTCCGGCACCTCCGGAGCGCCCGGCTCGTCCGCCCCCACCACCTCTCCCCACTCCCCCGGCTCTCCCGCCGAGGCGGCCGGCGTCGGGGCCGATGCCCGCGGAACCGGGGCCGGGGCCGGAGCCGTGGCCGTCGCCGTGGCCGCGCAGAACCCCGGCGCGGGCCGCGGTCCCGAGGGCGCCGCGCGCCGCGAGGGCGAGCGACTGCGGTTCGTCGGGGCCGCGACCCGCCGGATCGCGCGCGGACTCGACCTCGACGAGATCGTGCTGGGCCTGTGCCGGGCGACCGTGCCCACCTTCTCCGACGAGATCCTGGTCTATCTGCGCGATCCGCTGCCGGTGGGCGACGAGCGCCCGGTGGCGCCGTTCGTCCTGCGGCTGCGCCGCACCGACCGGCTCCGGTTAAGCGAACTGGAGGGCGAGGAGCTCGTCCTCGTACCCGATCCGGATCCGACCCCCGCGGCCGAACTCTGCGAGGTGCGGTCCGGTGGTGCTCTCGCCGAGGTACTGCGCGGCGTGCGGCCGGTGTTCGGCGACTCCGCCGCCGCCAAGGCCGCGCTGACCGAGCTCCTCGGCCCCGAGCATCCGCTGCCCGGCGGGCTGCGGGCGGTCCTCGCACCGCTGCGCGGCCGGCGCCGGGTGATCGGCGCGGCCGTCTTCCTCCGCCGTCCCGAGCGGTCCGGTTTTGAGCCGAACGACCTGCTCGTCGCGGCGCAGTTGGCGACGCACACCGCACTCGGCATCGACAAGGCCGTCCTGTACGGCCGTGAGGCGTACATCGCGGACGAGCTCCAGCGGACGATGCTGCCGGACTCCCTCCCGCAGCCCACCGGTGTCCGGCTCGCCTCGCGCTACCTCCCGGCCGCCGAGACGGCCCGGGTCGGCGGTGACTGGTACGACGCGATCCCGCTGCCCGGCAGCAGGGTCGCCCTGGTCGTCGGCGACGTCATGGGCCACTCCATGACCTCGGCGGCGATCATGGGGCAGCTGCGGACCACCGCACAGACCCTGGCCGGGCTCGACCTGCCGCCGCAGGAGGTCCTGCACCACCTGGACGAGCAGGCGCAGCGGCTGGGCGAGAACCGGATGGCCACCTGTATGTACGCGGTGTACGACCCGGTCTCGCACCGGATCACCGTGGCCAACGCCGGGCATCCGCCGCCGATACTGCTCCACCTCGGCGGGCGCGCCGAGGTGCTGCGGGTGCCGCCAGGCGCCCCGATCGGGGTCGGCGGCGTCGACTTCGAGGCGGTCGAGCTGGACGCCCCGGCGGGCGCGACGCTGCTGCTCTACACGGACGGTCTGGTGGAGTCCCGGCTGCGGGACGTCTGGACCGGGATCGAGCAGCTGCGGGAGCGTCTCGCGGCGACCGCGCAGCTGACGGGCCCGGACCACTCGCCGCCCCTTGAGGCGCTGTGCGACGACGTCCTGGACATGCTGGGTCCGGGCGACCGGGACGACGACATCGCGCTGCTCGCGGCCCGGTTCGAGGGGATCGCGCCGAGCGACGTGGCGTACTGGTTCCTGGAACCGGAGGACGCGGCTCCGGGGCGGGCGCGGCGGCTCGCCCGGCGGGCGCTCGCCCGCTGGGACCTGGAGGAGCTGACGGACTCGGTCGAGCTGCTGATCAGCGAGGTCGTGACGAACGCCGTGCGGTACGCGGAGCGGCCGGTGACCCTGCGGCTGCTCCGGACGGACGTGCTGCGCTGCGAGGTCGGCGACGACTCGCCCCAGCTGCCACGGCAGCGGCGGGCCCGGGACACGGACGAGGGCGGTCGCGGTCTGTTCCTGGTGAACCGGCTGGCCAGGCGGTGGGGGGCGACGCGTCTCTCGGGCGGCAAGGTCGTCTGGTTCGAACTGGCCACGCGCGGCTGAGCGAGACGTAGATCGGCGATGGCCGGACCCCTGTGGGGTCCGGCCATCGCCGATCTACGGTCTCGCTCTCACCGGTTCGGGCGCCCGGTGGTGGTGTCACCGGTCTGCTCCGGGTCCGGGTCCGGCGGCTGGATGGTCGTCGGGTCGGTCGTCGGCGGCTTGGCCGTCGGCGGCGGCGTGGTCGGATCCTGGGTCGGCGGCGTGGTGACCGGATCGCGCGTCGGCTCCGGCGGCGTGGTGACGGGGTCGCGGGTCGGCTCCGGCGGCGTGGTGGCCGTCGAGGTCGGCGGGGGCGTCGGGTCCGGGGACGCGGTGGTCGGCTCCTCCGTCGGCTCCTCCGTCGTCGGGGTGGTCCCGGTGGGCTCCGGGTCCGGCACGTAGGAGCCCGAGCCGTCGGTCTCCAGGTCGAAGGTGGCGTCGGAGCCGCCGCCGAGTGCGCTGGTGGTGTAGTCGCCCCAGATCTGCGCGGGGGTGCGGCCACCGTTGGCGCGGCCCTGGTTGATGGTGTCGGTCAGGGTGACCTGGTTGCCCTTGCTGTCCTCGCCGAAGAGGCCGACGGCGGTGACGAGTTCGGGGGTGTAGCCCACGAACCAGGCGGAACGGTTGTTCTCGGAGGTGCCGGTCTTGCCCGCGGCCTGGTAGTCGCCGGCGGCGCGGAAGCCGGAGCCGCTCTGCACGACGCCCTGCATGGCCTTGGTGACGGTGTCGGCGGCCTCGCGGCTGATGACCTGGCTGCCGATCGCGTCCACGGGGTCGAGCTTGCGGTCCTTGTGCGTGGCGGCCTTCACCAGGGTCGGGGTGACCCGCTTGCCGTGGTTGTCGAGCGTGGCGTACACGCCGGCCATGTCCATGGTCGAGGCGCCCATGGTGCCGAGGGACATGGCCGGGGTCGTGCCGAAGTCCTGGCCGTCCTTCATGCCGAGGGCGAGGGCGGTCTCCTTGGTCTTGGCCGGCGTGACGTCGACGATCATCTGGGCGAAGACCGAGTTGATGGACTTGTTGGTGGCCTTCTGGACGGTGACGGGGCCGTAGCTGTAGTCGTCCTCGTTCTCGGGCGCGAAGTCGATGTCGCTGCCGACGACCTTCCGCTGGCTGTTGCCGTCGTAGATCGTGCCGAGACCTATGGTCTGCCCGTCCTGGGTCTCCGCCATGTTGTCGAGGGCGGAGGCGAGGACGATCGGCTTGAAGGTCGAGGCGGGCTGGTAGTCGCGGCGGGTGGCGTTGGACATCCAGTGCTCGGTGGCGCCGACGCCGCCGTACATCGCGACGACCGCGCCGGTCTTCGGGTCGACGGAGGTGGCGCCGGCCTGGACGGTGGCCTGCTTCTTGTCGCCCTTGCGGTCGAGCTTGGCCTCCAGCTGCCGGTCGACGGCCTTGACGAGGTCCTTCTGCTTCTTCTCGTCGATGTTGAGGGTGATCGTCCAGCCGCCGGCCTTGATGTCCTCCTCGCTGATGCCCTGGCGCATCAGCTCCTGGTTGGCGGCCTCGACGATGTAGCCGGTCTGGCCCTCCATGCCGGGGGCGGGCTTGGGCTTCTGCGGCACGGGGAACTTCAGGCCGGCGCGCTCGGTCTGCGAGAGCCAGTCCTCGCCGACCATGTTGTCGAGGACGTAGTTCCAGCGCTCCTCGACGAGCTTGCGGCCGGTGGCGCTCGCGGAGGTCCAGTCGTACTGGTTGGGCGCCTGGAGCAGCGAGGCGAGGTAGGCGCCCTGGGCGGTGGTGAGCTCGGTGGCGTCGACGCCGTAGTACGCGCGGGCGGCGGCCTGGATGCCGTAGGCGCTTCGCCCGTAGTAGCTCGTGTTCATGTACCCGGCGAGGATCTCGCTCTTGCTCGTCTCCTGGTCGACCTTGACGGCGATGACCATTTCCTTGAGCTTGCGCGTCGCCGTCTGGTCCTGGCTCAGGTAGAAGTTCTTGACGTACTGCTGGGTGATGGTCGAGCCACCCTGCTTGCCCTGGCCGGTGAGGGTCGACCAGGCGGCGCGCGTGGTGCCCTTGATGTCGACGCCGTTGTCCCGGTAGAAGCTCTTGTTCTCGGCGGCGACGAAGGCCTTCTGGACCGGCTCGGGGATCTTCTCCAGGCCGACGATCTCGCGGTTGATCTGGCCGGTGCGGGCGAGGATCTTGCCGTTGGCGTACTTGTAGATGTTGCTCTGCATGGTCGCCTCGGCGTTGGCCGTCGGCACGGGGACCATGAGGTAGACGACGTACAGGGCGCCCATGGCGAGCAGGCAGAACACGAAGAAGGTGCCCAGGAGCTTCTTCCAGGAGAAGAAGCGGCGTATGCCGCGTCTCTTCGCCTTGCTCTTGTCCGGTCGGCCCATGGGTCCTGTCGCTCCAGTCGTCGTGTGTCTCGGCGCCTCGACGCTGTCTTCGTCCACGTCGGATCAGCTCAGCAAGCTAACACCGACGATGCAGACAAAGGGCAACCGATCACGCCTTTTCCGGACGTGAGAATCAGCACCCACCCCCAGAGGAACCGACGCTCGAATGAGCCCGATGGTTGCGTCGCCGGAGCCGCCGAACCGCGCGCGACCGGCGGTTCCCCTCTCCGTCCCGTCACTATGCACACTGCGTATACACCCCGTGTACAGTGACGCCCATGTCCATCGGTCACACCCTTCTGGGGCTCCTGGAATCCGGACCGCGCCACGGCTACGACCTCAAGCGCGCGTTCGACGAGCGGTTCGGCCACGACAGGCCCCTGCACTACGGCCAGGTCTACTCGACCATGTCCAGGCTCCTGAAGAACGGCCTGGTGGTCGTCGAGGGAGTCGAGGCCGGCGGCGGGCCCGAGCGGAAGCGGTACGCGATCACCGAGGCCGGCATCACCGATGTCGCCGCCTGGCTCGCCACCCCCGAGAAGCCCGAGCCGTACCTCCAGTCCACGCTCTACACCAAGGTCGTCCTGGCGCTGCTCACCGGCCGCGGGGCCGCCGAGCTCCTCGACACCCAGCGCTCCGAGCACCTGCGGCTGATGCGCGAGCTCACCCGGCGCAAGAAGGACGGCGACCTCGCCGACCAGCTCATCTGCGACCACGCTCTCTTCCACCTGGAGGCGGATCTGCGCTGGCTGGAACTGACCGCCGCCCGCCTCGACCGGCTCGCCGAGGAGGTCCGCCGATGACCACGGCTCCGCTCCACCAGGACTCCCGGGTCCCGCTCCTCCGGGCCACCGGCCTCGACAAGTCCTACGGCTCCACCCCGGCGCTCGCGGGCGCCGACTTCTCCCTCCGCGCCGGCGAGGTCGTCGCCGTCATGGGACCCTCCGGCTCCGGCAAGTCCACGCTGCTGCACTGCCTGGCCGGAATCGTGCGCCCCGACGCGGGCACGATCAGCTACGACGGCCGCGAGCTCACCGCGCTCTCCGACACCGCGCGCAGCGCCCTGCGCCGTACCGACTTCGGCTTCGTCTTCCAGTTCGGCCAGCTCGTCCCCGAGCTGACCTGCGTCGAGAACGTCGCCCTCCCGCTCCGCCTCAACGGCGAGAAGCGGAAGGCCGCCGAGGCCCGGGCCGTCGAGTGGCTGGCCCGTCTGGAGGTCGACGACACCGCGGCCAAGCGCCCCGGCGAGATATCCGGCGGCCAGGGCCAGCGCGTCGCCGTCGCCCGCGCGCTCGTCACCTCCCCGCGGGTGATCTTCGCCGACGAGCCGACCGGCGCGCTCGACTCCCTCAACGGCGAGCGGGTCATGCGACTGCTCACCGACGCCTCCCGGGACACCGGCGCCGCCGTCGTCCTCGTCACCCACGAGGCCCGGGTCGCCGCCTACTCCGACCGCGAGATCGTCGTACGGGACGGTTCCGTCCGGGACGCGGAGTGGGCGGCATGAGCCTCGCCACCTGGGCCCGCGACCTGGCGCTCGGTGCCCGGTTCGCGGTCACCGGCGGCCGTCCCGGCCTCCTCCGCACCCTGCTGACCGCGACCGGCGTCGGCTTCGGCGTGGCCCTGCTGCTCCTCGCGGTCTCCCTGCCCGACATGCTCTTCCAGCGGGAGGTACGGGAGTCCGTCCGCGCCGTCGACGGCAGCGAGCAGATCGACTCCCCCCGCGCCGACTCCTTCCTCCATCTCGGCCGGGCCACGACCTACCGGGACGACGTCGTCACCGGACTCCTGGTGACCCCCGAGGGCGACGCGCCCCCGGTCCCGCCGGGCACCGCGAAGCTGCCGGCCGTCGGCGAGATGGCCGTCTCCCCGGCACTCCGCGAGCTGCTCGACTCCCCCGAGGGCGCCCTGCTCAAGGAGCGGCTCCCCTACAAGGTCACCGGGACGATCGGCCCGGCCGGTCTGATCGGGCCGGCCGAGCTGCGGTACGTCGCACGGGTCGACTTCCTCACCGCCGACAACTACGACGGGCGCGGCACGCGCTACGGCTGGTCGGTGCCCGAGGAGCCGATGAACGCGTTCCTCATCCTCCTCGTCATCGTCGCCTGCGTCGTCCTGCTCCTGCCGGTGCTCGTCTTCGTCGCGACCGCCGTGCGCTTCGGCGGCGAGCAGCGCGACCGGCGGCTCGCGGCGCTGCGGCTCGTCGGCGCGGACACGGCGATGACCCGCCGGATCGCGGCCGGCGAGTCCCTCGCGGGCGCGCTGCTCGGCCTCCTGGCGGGTCTCGGACTCTTCGCCGTGGCCCGGCAGTTCGCGGGCGCCTTCACCATCTGGGACGTCAACGCCTTCCCGTCCGACGTCGTGCCGATGCCCGCGCTCGCCGTGCTCGTCCTCGCCGCGGTCCCGGTCTCCTCGGTCGTGGTCACGCTCTTCGCGCTGCGCGGGGTGGTGATCGAGCCGCTCGGCGTCGTACGCGTCTCCACGCCCCGGCGCCGCAGGGTGTGGTGGCGGCTGCTGATCCTGGCCGCCGGTGCGGCCCTGCTCGTCCCGCTCATCGGCCAGGTCCAGGTGACCGAGACCAGCGTCGACAGCGTGGGCCTCGTCGCGGGCACCACGCTCGCCCTGATCGGTCTCACGACGCTCCTGCCCTGGCTCGTCGAAGCCTTCGTGAAGCGGCTCCACGCGGGCCCCGTGGCCTGGCAGCTGGCCGTCCGCAGGCTCCAGCTGAGCAGCGGCACCGCGGCCCGTGCGGTCAGCGGCATCGTCGTCGCCGCCACCGGGGCGATCGCGCTCCAGATGCTCTTCCAGTCCATGGAGCAGGACTTCACGCAGCTCACGGGCGAGGACACCTCCCGCGCCCAGATCGTGGTCGGCGCCGACGCCAGGAACGCCGACGAGGCCCGCGGGATGATCGACCGCATCGCGCGGACCGAAGGCGTCGCCCGCGTCATCGGCGTCACCGAGTCGAACGTCTGGAGGCCCGGCCCCCTGAAGGGCTCCGAGGAGTTCGCCCCGTCGGCCTCGCTCAGGGTCGGCGACTGCGCCTCCCTCGGGGAGTTCGCCACCCTCCCCTCCTGCAAGGACGGCGACGTCTTCGTCTTCCTCGCGCACGGCGCGCAGGGCAATCCGGACGACTCCCACGTCACCGCCGCCGCGCGGCCCGGAGCCACGGTCGCCCTGCGCGACCCGCACCCGCACCCGAGCGCCCCGAAGCCCCCCAAGGGCACGCCGATGCCGCAGTGGCAGATCCCCACCACGGCCCGGATCGTGGACTCGCGCCCGGACCCGACGGGCATGTACCGGTACGGCGTCCTCGCCACCCCGTCGGCGATCGACACCGGACTCCTCGACGAGCCCGACGCGCAGGCCATGGTCCGGCTCGACCCGGCCGTGCCGGACGCCGCCGACCACGTACGGAACACGGCGGCGGCCATCGACCCGACGTCCTGGGTCCGCGACCTGAAGGACACCCAGCGCGATGCCGCGTTCTCCAGCGTCCGCACCGGCATCCTGGTCGGCTCCACGCTGACGATGCTGCTGGTGGCGGCCTCGCTGCTGGTCTCGACCCTGGAGCAGCTCAAGGACCGCAAGCGGCTGCTCTCCTCGCTCGTCGCCTTCGGCACCCGACGCTCGACCCTGAGCTGGTCGGTCCTGTGGCAGACGGCGGTCCCGATCGTCCTCGGTCTCGTCCTCGCCGTGGCGGGCGGGCTCGCCCTGGGCGTCGTCCTGCTGAAGATGGGCGGGCAGCGGGTCCAGGACTGGTGGGCCTTCCTGCCGGTCGTCGGGATCGGACTCGCGCTCATCGCGGCCGTGACGCTCCTGAGCATGCCGGTCCTGTGGCGCCTGATGCGGGCGGACGGGCTGCGCACGGAGTAACCCGTCGAGCGGATGTCCGGAGGACGGGCGCGGGCACCCGGAGCCGGGGGGCTTCGGGGACCCGCGCCCGTCTCCGTACGGACGTCAGGAGCCGCCGTCCGTCACCCGGACCGGAAGCCCCTTCATCGCGCCCCGCAGCTCCTGCGCCAGCTCCTCGAACTCGGCGTGCCGGGCCGCTCCGGTCCGCATCGCGAGGGCGATACGCCGCGAGGGCGCCGGTTCCGTGAAGAGCCCGGTCCACAGGGCGCTGTTACGGGCCGTCTCCACCGTCACGGCGGTGCGCGGGAGCAGGGTCACCCCGAGGCCACCGGCCACCAGTTGGACCAGGGTGGAGAGGCCGGCGGCGGTGGTGGTGACCTCGGCGCCGTCGGTGCGGCCGGCCTCGCGGCAGATGTCGAGGGCCTGGTCGCGCAGGCAGTGCCCTTCGTCGAGGAGCAGCAGCCGCAGCTCCTTGAGGGCCTCGCGGGGGATGTCGTCCCGCCCGGCCAGCGGATGTCCCTGCGGGGTGACGAGCACGAAGTCCTCGTCGAAGAGGGGCAGTTCGGTGACGCCGGGCACACCGAGCGGCACGGCGAGCAGGAGCAGGTCGAGTCGCCCGGCCGCGAGCCCCTCCAGGAGGGAGGAGGTCTGCTCCTCGTGGACCTGGAGGTCGAGGTCGGGGTAGCGCCGGTGGACGAGCCGCAGGACGGTGGGCAGCAGGTACGGCGCGACGGTCGGGATGACCCCGAGCCGCAGGACCCCGGTGAACGGCGCCTGGGCCGCCTCCGCCTCCTCCATCAGCTCGGCGACCGCGTCCAGGACGGCCCGCGCGCGCACCGCCAGCCGCTCCCCCGCGGGAGAGAGCAGCACCTTCCGCGTCGTACGCTCGAGGAGCTGGACACCGAGTGCCTCTTCGAGAGCCGAAACCGCGCCCGAGAGCGCGGGCTGGCTCATGCCGATGGCCGCGGCCGCATCGCGGAAGTGCAGATGCTCGGCGACCGCGGCAAAGGCTCTGAGCTGCGAAAGGCTCGGCTGCTTGCCTCGGTGCGGGCTGTACGGCGGGGTGTACGGGGACGCCACTGATAACCACCTTCGATCAACACGACCCACTCTAGCTATTTCACTGATCAATGCACTCCGTGCCATGCTGTGAACACGTCCAACCCCCACGGAAGACCCCAAAAGGGATCCTTCCTGTTTCGCAAGGAGAGCGCGTGCTCACTGTCGGTGACAAGTTCCCCACCTACGACCTGACCGCCTGCGTGTCGCTGGAGAGCGGCAAGGAGTTCGAGCAGATCGACCACAAGGCCTACGAGGGCAAGTGGCGCGTGGTGTTCTTCTGGCCGAAGGACTTCACCTTCGTCTGCCCCACCGAGATCGCCGCGTTCGGCAAGCTGAACGACGAGTTCGCTGACCGCGACGCCCAGATCCTCGGCGTCTCCGGCGACTCCGAGTTCGTGCACCACGCCTGGCGCAAGGACCACGCCGACCTGCGTGACCTGCCCTTCCCGATGCTCGCCGACTCGAAGCACGAGCTCATGAGCGACTGCGGCGTCCGCGGCGAGGACGGCTTCGCCCAGCGCGCCGTCTTCATCGTGGACCCGAACAACGAGATCCAGTTCACCATGGTGACCGCCGGCTCCGTCGGCCGTAACCCCAAGGAGGTCCTGCGGGTGCTCGACGCCCTGCAGACCGACGAGCTGTGCCCGTGCAACTGGAACAAGGGCGAGGGCACCCTCGACGCCGCCGCCCTCCTCTCGGGCGAGTGATCTGAGATGGCTCTCGACGAACTCAAGGCCGCCATACCGGACTTCGCCAAGGACCTGAAGCTGAACCTCGGTTCGGTCATCGGCAACAGCGAGCTCCCGCAGCAGCAGCTCTGGGGCACCGTGCTCGCCTGCGCGATCGCCTCGCGCTCGCCGATCGTCCTCAAGGAGCTGGAGCCCGAGGCCCAGGCCAACCTGAAGCCCGAGGCGTACCAGGCCGCCAAGTCCGCCGCCGCGATCATGGCGATGAACAACGTCTTCTACCGGACCCGGCACCTGCTGTCGGACCCCGAGTACGGGACGATGCGCGCCGGTCTGCGGATGAACGTCATCGGCAAGCCGGGCGTCGACAAGGTCGACTTCGAGCTCTGGTCGCTGGCCGTCTCCGCGATCAACGGCTGCGGCCAGTGCCTGGACTCGCACGAGCAGGTCCTGCGCCAGGCCGGTGTCGACCGCGAGACGATCCAGGAGGCCGTGAAGATCGCCGCGGTGATCCAGGCCGTCGGCGTCACCCTCGACGCGGAAGCGGTCCTCGCCGAGTAGGGCGTGACCGTCGCACGAGAAGGGCCCCGGGGCACGAAGCCCCGGGGCCCTTCCTCGTACCCCACGGGCCGTCCCCGGGCGGGTCACTTCCTGAGCGCCTCCATGAGCGCGAGCATGTCCTGGGCCAGCGGGACCTCGATCCCCGAGAGGTCGACCGGCTCGGTCGCCTGGACCGGTGTGTCCTCGTCCCCGTTCCAGCTGGACGTCTCGGTGAAGCTGATCGCGATCTCCACCTGGCCGTCGAGCACCCGGAGCTCCGCCCCCATGTTCTCGTGGACGCTCAGGTACGCCCGCTCCCCCAGCCCCTCGTACGGCTCCGTCTCGCCGAAGCGCCTCGCCAGGGCGTCGAACTCCGGCCCGGGGTCGGTCACCAGATGGCGGGTGTACGTGACGCTCCCGCTGTACCCGGTCTCAGGCGGCCCGAACATCAACGAGCACTGCGCGAACTCCAGAACCGGATCCACGGGTCCGTTCCCTCCGCCGGACGTTCCGCTGTCCACCCCGGCGTCCGGTTCGCCAGTGGATCCGCCGTCCCAGCCGCTGTCGTCGGTCGACCGCTTCCCCAGGACCGCGACGAGCCCCTTCAGCTCCGCGGCCGCGCAGAGGCTCTTCACGCTCTTGTACCCGCGCATGTCCGGCCCGGCGTCCTGGCGCTTCTCGTGCGCGTAGAGCCCGCCGCCCCACACCGCCGACGCCGCCACCGCGCCGCCGAGCGCCCACAGCCAGGGGCGGCGGGCGCGGGGCGGGCGCGGCGGGCCGGGCGGCGGGGTCTCGGCGAGGACTTCGGAGCCGACGAAGCCGTCCCCGCCGTCGAGTTCCGGCTCGGATATCACGTGCGCTTCTCCCCCTTGTCGCCCGCCGATCCCGGGGCCGGGGTCGGGGCCACTGCGAACGCGGTCGCGCCGCGCGGTTCCGGTGTGCTGCGCAAGGCCTGTTCGGTGCTGTAGGCGCGCAGGTAGCCGACCACCGTGTTGGACACGGCCACCAGCGGGACGGCGACCACGGCACCGCCGATGCCCGCGATCAGACCGCCGGCCGCGACCGCGAGGACGACGGCCAGCGGGTGGACCCGCACCGCGCGGCCGAGGATGAAGGGCTGGAGCACATGGCCCTCGATCTGCTGCACGGCGAGGACGACGACGAGCACCATGAGCGCGGTGAACAGGCCGTTGGTGACGAGGGCGACGACGACCGCGAGGGCTCCGGAGATCACCGCGCCGACGAGCGGGATGAAGGCGAAGAGGAAGATGAAGACGGCGAGCGGCACGGCCATCGGCACGTCGAGGAAGTAGAGGCCGAGGCCGATGAAGACCGCGTCGATCAGGGCGACGAGCACCGTGCCGCGCACATAGGCGGTGAGGGTGCGCCAGGCGCGCGGTCCCGCCCCTGCGACGCCGGGCCGGGCCTGGGCGGGGACGAGCTTGAGCGTCCACTCCCAGACCTTCTTCCCGTCGTAGAGCAGGAAGAGCGTCGAGAACATGGCGAGCAGGATGCCGGTGAGCGTCTCGACGACGACCGTGACGCCCTGGAGCCCGACCTGCGTGATCTGCTCGGCGTTGGTTCCGACGGAGTCGCTGAGGTTCTTCGCGATCGCGTTGATCTGCTGCTCGGTCACGTGGAAGGGGCTGTTGAGCAGCCCGAGCTTGAGCTCCTCGATGCCGTCCTTGACCTGGTCGGACAGGTTGTCGACGTTGTCCATGACCTGCCAGACCACGAACCAGCCGACCAGACCCATCACGATGAAGCCGGATACCGCGGTGACGGCGGTGGCGAGTCCGCGCGGCAGGCCCATGGTGCGGAGCCGGGCGACGGTGGGCTGGAGCAGGGCGGTGACGAGCAGCGCGGCGACGAAGGCGAGGACGACGAGCTGGACGGAGCTGATCACCTTCATCAGCACCCAGAGCGTGCCCGCGAAGACGAGGAGCCGCCAACTCGCCTCCGCCGCCACGCGCATGCCCCAGGGGATCGCGGCGACGGGGTCGGGGCGGGCGGCGACGGCGGGGGCGTACGAGGGAGGCGCGGGGACGGAGCGGCCGGTTCCGTCCTTGTCGTCGACCCCCAGGACCGGAGCGGCCGTCGGGACGGGCGGGGCGGTGTCGGGGTCGGTGTCCGCGTCGGCGGGCCGCTCAGGTGCGGGGACGGTCGTCTCCCCGCGCCCGGCCCCGCTCTCGTACGGCGGCCCGAGCGGCTCTTCGCGTTCCGCCTCGGCCCTGCGCTCGTCCAGGCGTTCGCCCATGCGGCTCAGGCCCTCGCCCAGCCGCGC includes:
- a CDS encoding DUF402 domain-containing protein — translated: MTESGGPQQHWAPGEQILWRYRGNGTGAVHICRPVTVVQDTPELLAVWMAPGTECVRPVLTDGTPVHEEPLATRYTAPRTTERSQWFGSGVLKLARPEDPWSVWLFWERGWRFRSWYVNLEEPRTRWSGGVDSEDHFLDISVYPDHSWLWRDEDEFAQAQRAGLMDPEQAARVKAAGSRAVEQIRSWGTPFADGWENWRPDPGWPVPRLPGDWDRTPAHTAP
- a CDS encoding ATP-binding SpoIIE family protein phosphatase — translated: MTEHPTSHEGRQPLAARPQERARPRQEAAAAGLPSDVPAQPGGPADRTATAAGTDTPAATGAPATARSAGPEGTAGASGTSGAPGSSAPTTSPHSPGSPAEAAGVGADARGTGAGAGAVAVAVAAQNPGAGRGPEGAARREGERLRFVGAATRRIARGLDLDEIVLGLCRATVPTFSDEILVYLRDPLPVGDERPVAPFVLRLRRTDRLRLSELEGEELVLVPDPDPTPAAELCEVRSGGALAEVLRGVRPVFGDSAAAKAALTELLGPEHPLPGGLRAVLAPLRGRRRVIGAAVFLRRPERSGFEPNDLLVAAQLATHTALGIDKAVLYGREAYIADELQRTMLPDSLPQPTGVRLASRYLPAAETARVGGDWYDAIPLPGSRVALVVGDVMGHSMTSAAIMGQLRTTAQTLAGLDLPPQEVLHHLDEQAQRLGENRMATCMYAVYDPVSHRITVANAGHPPPILLHLGGRAEVLRVPPGAPIGVGGVDFEAVELDAPAGATLLLYTDGLVESRLRDVWTGIEQLRERLAATAQLTGPDHSPPLEALCDDVLDMLGPGDRDDDIALLAARFEGIAPSDVAYWFLEPEDAAPGRARRLARRALARWDLEELTDSVELLISEVVTNAVRYAERPVTLRLLRTDVLRCEVGDDSPQLPRQRRARDTDEGGRGLFLVNRLARRWGATRLSGGKVVWFELATRG
- a CDS encoding transglycosylase domain-containing protein; amino-acid sequence: MGRPDKSKAKRRGIRRFFSWKKLLGTFFVFCLLAMGALYVVYLMVPVPTANAEATMQSNIYKYANGKILARTGQINREIVGLEKIPEPVQKAFVAAENKSFYRDNGVDIKGTTRAAWSTLTGQGKQGGSTITQQYVKNFYLSQDQTATRKLKEMVIAVKVDQETSKSEILAGYMNTSYYGRSAYGIQAAARAYYGVDATELTTAQGAYLASLLQAPNQYDWTSASATGRKLVEERWNYVLDNMVGEDWLSQTERAGLKFPVPQKPKPAPGMEGQTGYIVEAANQELMRQGISEEDIKAGGWTITLNIDEKKQKDLVKAVDRQLEAKLDRKGDKKQATVQAGATSVDPKTGAVVAMYGGVGATEHWMSNATRRDYQPASTFKPIVLASALDNMAETQDGQTIGLGTIYDGNSQRKVVGSDIDFAPENEDDYSYGPVTVQKATNKSINSVFAQMIVDVTPAKTKETALALGMKDGQDFGTTPAMSLGTMGASTMDMAGVYATLDNHGKRVTPTLVKAATHKDRKLDPVDAIGSQVISREAADTVTKAMQGVVQSGSGFRAAGDYQAAGKTGTSENNRSAWFVGYTPELVTAVGLFGEDSKGNQVTLTDTINQGRANGGRTPAQIWGDYTTSALGGGSDATFDLETDGSGSYVPDPEPTGTTPTTEEPTEEPTTASPDPTPPPTSTATTPPEPTRDPVTTPPEPTRDPVTTPPTQDPTTPPPTAKPPTTDPTTIQPPDPDPEQTGDTTTGRPNR
- a CDS encoding PadR family transcriptional regulator, yielding MSIGHTLLGLLESGPRHGYDLKRAFDERFGHDRPLHYGQVYSTMSRLLKNGLVVVEGVEAGGGPERKRYAITEAGITDVAAWLATPEKPEPYLQSTLYTKVVLALLTGRGAAELLDTQRSEHLRLMRELTRRKKDGDLADQLICDHALFHLEADLRWLELTAARLDRLAEEVRR